A window of Flavobacterium flavigenum contains these coding sequences:
- the mobC gene encoding conjugal transfer protein MobC, whose protein sequence is MQTGENEQALRKILDMTRLISIVILGIHFYYYCYDAFSKWNLVSGFSDKILSNIKQTGLFSSFHKSKFLVLLFLLISLLGSKGRKDEKLGYKTAWAYLIMGLLIYFVSCLSLLFNVGVTARAGVYIIVASAGFLLILSGGTLMSRIIKNRLNQKDIFNKENETFPQEERLLENEYSINLPARYFLKDKIRNSWINIINPFRALMVLGTPGSGKSYFVIRHVITQHIKKGFSMFVYDFKYDDLSKIVYNTFEKNKHVYKVMPKCYFINFDKIMHRCNPLDPDGMEDITDASESARTILMGLNREWIKRQGDFFVESPINFLSAVIWYLRKYRSGEFCTLPHVIELMQADYDSLFTLLRTEKEIEVLINPFISAYQNEAMDQLEGQIATAKIAMARLSSPQLYYVLTGNDFTLDINNPDEPKIVCMGNNPQKIQIYGAVISLYVNRLVKLVNKKDRMKSSLVFDEFPTIYLNNMDSLIATARSNKVATCLGIQDFSQLRKDYGREQADVIMNITGNIISGQVTGDTSKQLSERFGKIMQDRESISINSGDTSISRSKQLESAVPPSKIAALSAGEFVGMVADNPDCKIELKTFHCEIINDHEALKKEENNFKEIPPVRKLDNAMIQRNYLQIKQDIHDIINSEMERLLNDPALAYLVLKKIIN, encoded by the coding sequence ATGCAGACAGGAGAAAATGAACAGGCGCTTAGAAAGATTTTAGATATGACAAGGCTGATAAGCATCGTTATTTTAGGAATACATTTTTATTATTATTGTTATGACGCCTTCAGTAAATGGAACCTTGTCAGCGGGTTTAGCGATAAGATATTAAGCAATATAAAGCAGACAGGATTATTCAGCAGTTTTCATAAATCAAAATTTCTGGTCCTGTTGTTTTTATTGATTTCACTTCTGGGTTCAAAAGGCAGGAAAGATGAAAAACTTGGCTATAAAACCGCTTGGGCATACCTAATTATGGGACTGCTGATTTATTTTGTCAGTTGCCTTAGTTTACTTTTTAATGTGGGAGTAACGGCTAGGGCAGGAGTTTACATTATTGTTGCATCAGCAGGTTTTCTATTGATCCTTTCTGGAGGTACGTTGATGTCCCGAATCATAAAAAACAGGCTGAACCAGAAGGATATTTTCAATAAAGAAAATGAAACCTTTCCACAGGAAGAGAGGCTCTTGGAAAATGAATATTCCATAAACCTTCCCGCCCGTTATTTTCTGAAAGATAAAATCCGAAACAGCTGGATAAATATTATTAACCCGTTTAGGGCTTTAATGGTTTTAGGAACTCCAGGTTCCGGGAAATCTTATTTTGTAATCCGCCATGTAATTACCCAGCATATAAAGAAAGGTTTTAGCATGTTTGTCTATGATTTCAAGTACGATGACCTCTCCAAAATTGTCTATAATACTTTTGAAAAAAACAAGCATGTTTATAAGGTTATGCCGAAATGCTACTTTATAAATTTTGATAAAATTATGCATCGATGCAATCCTCTTGATCCTGATGGGATGGAGGATATAACGGATGCTTCTGAATCCGCCCGCACCATTTTAATGGGACTCAACAGGGAGTGGATTAAAAGGCAGGGAGATTTTTTTGTCGAATCGCCGATTAATTTTCTTTCCGCTGTAATCTGGTATCTGAGAAAGTATCGCAGCGGGGAATTCTGTACGCTTCCCCACGTGATTGAACTCATGCAGGCTGACTATGACAGCCTCTTTACGCTGCTTCGCACAGAAAAGGAAATAGAGGTACTGATCAATCCTTTTATCAGCGCATACCAGAATGAGGCAATGGACCAGCTGGAGGGGCAAATTGCCACCGCAAAAATTGCTATGGCAAGACTTTCATCCCCCCAGCTGTACTATGTTTTGACAGGAAATGATTTTACTTTGGATATCAACAATCCTGATGAGCCTAAAATAGTATGCATGGGAAACAATCCGCAGAAAATACAGATTTACGGAGCCGTAATTTCGCTCTATGTAAACAGGCTGGTGAAGCTTGTCAATAAAAAAGATAGGATGAAATCCAGTCTGGTTTTTGATGAATTTCCAACCATTTATCTAAATAATATGGACAGCCTTATTGCCACAGCCAGAAGCAATAAAGTAGCAACTTGTTTAGGGATTCAGGACTTCAGCCAGCTTCGTAAAGATTACGGACGCGAGCAGGCTGATGTCATAATGAATATCACCGGAAATATAATCTCCGGGCAGGTTACAGGAGATACGTCCAAACAATTATCAGAACGTTTCGGGAAAATTATGCAGGATAGGGAAAGTATTTCCATTAACAGTGGCGACACTTCAATAAGCCGTTCAAAACAGCTTGAGTCGGCCGTTCCTCCATCTAAGATTGCAGCACTGAGCGCAGGGGAATTTGTGGGTATGGTTGCAGACAATCCGGACTGTAAAATTGAGCTTAAAACTTTTCACTGCGAAATTATCAATGATCATGAAGCGCTCAAAAAAGAAGAAAATAATTTTAAGGAAATACCGCCTGTGCGAAAGCTTGATAACGCTATGATTCAGCGAAATTATCTTCAGATTAAGCAGGATATTCATGATATAATAAATTCTGAAATGGAACGTCTTTTAAACGATCCCGCGTTGGCATATTTAGTATTGAAAAAAATAATTAATTAA
- a CDS encoding single-stranded DNA-binding protein, whose amino-acid sequence MEITGRLTRDAVVAKTAKDREVVNFSIAVNDTYKAKGSTETTKIVTYIDCSYWLSAGVAQWLKKGAMVELFGRVGVNAYLNSEGKAVASLTFHTSNIKILVFVSDAQALQEQSAPAENNKKEQPDDLPF is encoded by the coding sequence ATGGAAATCACAGGAAGATTAACAAGGGATGCAGTTGTTGCCAAAACGGCAAAAGACAGGGAGGTGGTAAACTTCTCCATAGCAGTTAACGATACTTACAAAGCCAAAGGAAGTACGGAAACAACAAAAATAGTGACCTATATCGATTGTTCGTACTGGCTCAGTGCGGGTGTTGCCCAGTGGCTCAAAAAAGGCGCAATGGTGGAGCTTTTTGGACGAGTGGGAGTAAACGCCTATCTCAATTCGGAGGGAAAAGCCGTGGCAAGCCTCACTTTTCACACAAGCAACATCAAAATACTGGTGTTTGTCTCAGATGCGCAAGCCTTGCAGGAGCAGTCAGCTCCTGCAGAAAATAACAAAAAGGAACAGCCTGACGACCTGCCTTTCTAA
- a CDS encoding DUF7222 domain-containing protein, with the protein MQSYDGTKKQQLKAFLEDMQRSGCISGMISQFIYHADCKKFYIEHLDDLEDIRKEMEDSIGEAVKDRYGLPHYTFMCWLCFEEYCYDIYRNSFE; encoded by the coding sequence ATGCAGTCTTATGACGGAACAAAGAAACAGCAGCTCAAAGCATTCCTTGAAGATATGCAGAGAAGCGGTTGCATCAGCGGTATGATATCCCAGTTTATTTATCATGCCGACTGTAAAAAGTTCTACATCGAACATTTGGATGATTTGGAAGACATCAGAAAAGAAATGGAAGATTCCATTGGGGAAGCGGTAAAAGACCGTTACGGTCTGCCTCACTACACTTTTATGTGCTGGCTCTGCTTTGAAGAGTACTGTTACGACATCTACAGAAACTCTTTTGAATAA
- a CDS encoding PcfK-like family protein, whose translation MFHLKSSLMKASENFKTAIENYLNQTALADAVFAKEFAKESKNLEGCCNYIFGEVKKTGLCAFDNQEIFDMAVRYYTDDSIGQPQPVNCKVLAGQPPAADLFTSVVEVPQNTAAVKTAPTAPKLESKTLTLFDL comes from the coding sequence TTGTTTCATCTTAAATCTTCCCTTATGAAAGCTTCAGAAAACTTTAAGACCGCTATAGAAAATTACCTCAATCAGACCGCCCTTGCTGACGCTGTCTTTGCAAAGGAGTTCGCCAAGGAATCTAAAAACTTGGAAGGCTGCTGCAATTACATATTCGGCGAGGTGAAAAAAACGGGACTGTGCGCCTTTGACAATCAGGAAATATTTGACATGGCGGTCAGATACTACACCGATGACAGCATCGGACAGCCTCAGCCTGTAAACTGCAAAGTTTTGGCAGGTCAGCCTCCCGCGGCTGATTTGTTTACTTCAGTTGTAGAAGTTCCGCAAAATACTGCCGCTGTAAAAACGGCACCCACTGCTCCAAAACTCGAATCAAAAACCTTAACGCTTTTTGATTTATGA
- a CDS encoding PcfJ domain-containing protein, whose protein sequence is MIPKTNIEKQIVSLSETLSPVSQKMQVWAEKNIFIKWGVLSRGKFHCLECAHSWKPDAQKASCQKFINCNSCRGKLKMHQYNQVHFKEIEYFAVLDVCGGFQVVRIICSHKNMKKNCMPTYFHKEVMQHWINVKGEVRTLSLGTNVFSQAYDSWKYYTSLEIRPKSFEDSPKYRINPYKVYSSTKTISVLKRNGFKGSCCGIAPQILFTALLKDSHAETLLKTGQTDFLSHYLTSHSQHIRENWQAVKTCAKNHYKVKDFIMWEDYISLLRWFKKDLNNADLVCPENLEEVHDRLVERKRIIQRRQHIKELRQEIQQAQIGYEEQKKQFFGLEFTRENLSICVMESVHDFLEQGDMLRHCVFTNEYYKKKNSLILSARFENKPVETIEVALPSLEVLQCRGDKNKISPHHKKILKLLHQNLYQIKKRMKNKKEERAEI, encoded by the coding sequence ATGATACCCAAAACCAACATCGAAAAACAGATTGTGTCCCTTAGTGAGACCCTTTCGCCTGTATCGCAGAAGATGCAGGTTTGGGCAGAAAAAAACATTTTCATCAAATGGGGCGTGCTTTCAAGGGGGAAATTCCACTGCCTGGAATGCGCCCACTCCTGGAAGCCCGATGCGCAGAAAGCATCGTGCCAAAAGTTTATCAATTGCAATTCATGCAGGGGAAAGCTTAAAATGCACCAGTACAATCAGGTGCATTTCAAAGAAATAGAATATTTCGCTGTGTTGGATGTATGCGGTGGATTTCAGGTCGTGCGCATCATCTGTTCGCACAAGAATATGAAAAAGAACTGCATGCCGACTTATTTCCATAAGGAAGTGATGCAGCATTGGATAAACGTGAAAGGGGAGGTGCGAACGCTTTCTCTCGGCACCAATGTTTTCTCGCAAGCCTATGATTCTTGGAAATATTATACTTCCCTTGAAATCCGCCCGAAAAGTTTTGAGGATTCTCCCAAGTACCGCATCAATCCATATAAGGTTTATTCATCGACAAAGACCATTTCCGTTTTGAAAAGAAACGGCTTCAAAGGCAGCTGCTGCGGTATCGCTCCACAGATTCTCTTCACTGCTCTTTTGAAAGATTCCCATGCAGAGACGCTTCTCAAGACTGGGCAGACCGATTTTCTTTCCCATTATCTGACCTCGCACTCACAGCACATCAGGGAGAACTGGCAGGCAGTGAAAACCTGCGCTAAGAACCATTACAAGGTAAAGGATTTTATAATGTGGGAAGATTACATCTCCCTGCTCAGATGGTTCAAAAAGGATTTGAATAATGCCGATTTGGTATGCCCTGAGAATTTGGAAGAGGTGCACGACAGGCTAGTGGAGAGAAAACGCATAATCCAAAGACGTCAGCATATAAAAGAGCTACGCCAAGAAATACAGCAGGCGCAGATTGGCTATGAAGAGCAGAAAAAACAGTTTTTCGGATTGGAGTTCACTCGTGAGAATCTTTCCATCTGCGTGATGGAAAGCGTGCATGATTTTCTGGAACAGGGCGATATGCTCCGCCACTGCGTGTTTACCAACGAATACTACAAGAAGAAAAACTCCCTTATCCTTTCGGCTAGATTTGAGAACAAGCCTGTGGAGACCATAGAGGTGGCGCTTCCCTCGCTTGAAGTCCTGCAGTGCAGGGGAGACAAAAACAAGATTTCCCCGCATCACAAGAAGATTTTAAAGCTTCTGCATCAGAACCTCTATCAGATTAAAAAGCGAATGAAAAACAAAAAAGAAGAAAGAGCCGAAATTTAG
- a CDS encoding JAB domain-containing protein, giving the protein METSKTLQNWNQVAEIELVYKTKVKASERPFINSSKTAYQLALQSWNPDTIEFFEQFKIMLLNQSNKVLGIYEVSSGGISGTVVDLRLIFASALKANAVALIMIHNHPSGQFKPSEADKQITNKVKEAGRIMDITLMDHLIITPETYYSFVDEGAL; this is encoded by the coding sequence ATGGAAACTTCAAAAACACTTCAGAACTGGAATCAGGTAGCAGAAATTGAATTGGTCTATAAAACAAAAGTAAAAGCATCCGAAAGACCTTTTATCAATTCTTCCAAAACGGCTTACCAGCTGGCACTCCAGTCCTGGAATCCTGATACAATAGAATTTTTCGAGCAGTTTAAAATCATGCTTTTAAATCAGTCCAATAAAGTGCTCGGAATTTATGAAGTATCTTCTGGAGGTATTTCCGGCACTGTGGTTGACCTCAGACTGATTTTTGCATCAGCACTTAAAGCAAATGCCGTAGCGCTGATTATGATTCATAACCATCCATCAGGTCAGTTTAAGCCTTCCGAGGCTGACAAACAGATAACCAATAAAGTGAAAGAAGCAGGGAGAATTATGGATATTACACTTATGGATCACCTGATCATTACTCCTGAAACCTATTATTCCTTTGTTGATGAAGGCGCTTTATAG